Proteins from one Deltaproteobacteria bacterium genomic window:
- a CDS encoding DUF4215 domain-containing protein, whose protein sequence is MNVTTASRVPSLATLAICIGFIVLSACASEPGDTDETTCSSTSDCSAGWLCENSTCVPACFDDTDCKENQLCNNSVCVDSICGDGVIEANEDCDNGEANSNSAACTADCKIGACGDGLLLAGEEVCDDGNLDDADGCDSNCTETACGNGVLTAGEECDDGNSIDYDGCDADCTFTECPPSVPEGTVCGDDGVFCNGQEVCTEGFCVSNGNPCVEDDLACTPLLCDEENSVCNPLDQGFCLIDEACVTDMARNSENGCEYCDTNLAVDAWQSFGESLTLDNPSYWADEGSALGDSCGAGSCTAGSVICNPDALDSLVCDTASLASTEVCNLLDDDCDGAYDEGFWVDSSNVGDAGVEEDFPDGADSTTPAYRTYPELSNGVISGRILPAGDVDIIRIDATEALSDIIPDAPFRVELTLSSASGPSGDNWYWLCACWSHNDPTCLYAMDRDQDCWLATGTQPAETGQILRSNSSTVLDETTLWIRIEPDLPDLDYSCDNYNLLWTIFEQ, encoded by the coding sequence ATGAACGTAACTACCGCTTCTCGAGTACCCAGTTTAGCCACCTTGGCTATCTGTATTGGATTCATCGTTTTATCTGCATGTGCGAGTGAGCCGGGAGACACCGATGAGACAACGTGCTCCAGTACCTCCGATTGCTCTGCTGGCTGGTTGTGTGAAAACTCCACCTGTGTGCCGGCGTGTTTTGATGACACAGACTGTAAAGAGAATCAGCTTTGCAACAACTCGGTGTGTGTGGATTCGATTTGTGGTGATGGAGTGATCGAAGCCAATGAAGATTGTGACAATGGCGAGGCGAACTCCAACAGCGCGGCATGCACTGCAGACTGCAAAATTGGTGCTTGTGGTGATGGCTTATTACTCGCCGGTGAAGAAGTTTGTGATGACGGTAACCTCGATGACGCAGATGGCTGCGATAGCAATTGCACAGAAACCGCGTGTGGAAATGGTGTACTGACGGCAGGTGAAGAGTGCGATGATGGAAACAGCATTGACTACGATGGCTGTGATGCCGACTGCACCTTCACGGAGTGCCCGCCAAGTGTACCTGAAGGTACCGTCTGCGGTGACGATGGTGTGTTTTGTAACGGCCAAGAAGTTTGCACTGAAGGCTTTTGTGTTTCGAATGGAAACCCTTGTGTTGAAGACGACCTCGCTTGCACACCACTTTTGTGCGACGAAGAGAACTCCGTTTGTAACCCATTGGATCAGGGCTTTTGCCTGATTGATGAAGCTTGCGTTACCGATATGGCTCGCAACAGTGAAAACGGTTGTGAGTATTGTGATACGAATCTTGCCGTTGATGCTTGGCAGTCTTTCGGTGAAAGTCTCACGCTCGACAATCCCTCTTATTGGGCCGACGAAGGTTCCGCTCTGGGTGATAGCTGCGGAGCGGGGAGCTGTACGGCAGGCTCAGTTATTTGCAACCCAGATGCCTTGGATAGCCTCGTTTGTGATACCGCTTCTTTGGCTTCAACAGAGGTATGCAATCTCTTAGACGACGATTGTGATGGGGCATATGACGAGGGCTTCTGGGTCGATTCAAGCAACGTTGGTGACGCTGGTGTTGAGGAAGATTTTCCGGATGGAGCGGATTCAACGACGCCTGCCTATCGAACCTACCCTGAACTCTCAAACGGTGTCATTTCTGGACGCATTCTACCTGCCGGTGACGTCGACATCATTCGCATCGACGCTACCGAAGCCTTGAGCGATATTATTCCCGATGCACCTTTTAGAGTGGAACTAACGCTCTCGTCAGCATCTGGCCCGAGTGGGGATAACTGGTATTGGCTTTGTGCATGCTGGTCCCATAACGACCCAACATGCTTATATGCCATGGACCGGGACCAAGACTGTTGGCTTGCTACAGGTACACAGCCGGCTGAAACGGGTCAGATTTTACGTTCGAACAGCTCTACTGTGTTGGACGAGACCACTTTGTGGATTCGCATCGAGCCCGATCTACCGGATCTGGATTATAGCTGCGATAACTACAATCTTCTGTGGACGATTTTTGAACAATAA